The region TATAATACCTGTAGTCCACTTCGCCACGCACAAACTGCGCATAACGTATGCCCAGTTTCGTATAATAGCCTTCATCGGTGGTGGGTTGTTCCAATAAATTATCTGCCAGATAGAGAAGATTACCACTACTTTCGGCATTGCCACGGAAGAACATAAAATCGCGGTTCTTACGGAGAGGCTGATTGTTGAATGTAAATATATACCTGGTAAGCGGTACAAGATGGTTGGTGTACTGATAAATTAATCTTGGATCTTTCAGTCCGTAAAGCCAATCGGAAAATTCGGCAGAACGGAAGATGCGTACCGAATTCAGTTCAGCCGGTATAAAAACATGGCTTTTGGTGACGGTTTCCCGCCATTCATAACCGAAAGAAAAGTTGAGAATGTACCGTGTATAATCGGGTCGCAACTGAAAATTCAAACCTGTTGTGAATGTTGTGCTTGGGGCCGCATGCCGTGTATATTTTTGCTGGCGGCCGGGAAGAAATAATTTTGGAAGGGTCAAACGTGCCTCAATACCAGTTTCGACAGTGTTAAAGCCAAGAAAAAAAGGTGTTGACTCTCCAAAAGAGCGCTGCATCTCTAGGCCGCCTTTGAGTTTGATAGTAAACACCTCCCCTCCCCTGAGCAGGTTGCGGTTTGTATAAACAAAGTTGCTTCCAATTCCTAACGAACCCCCGGTGTTGGTTCCTTCGGCTTCAATAGAATAAACCTGTACCGGGTTCCGCCCAATATCAATATAGCCATCCAGGTAGCCATAACCTTCGTCAGGAAATTCCTGGGCAGGAACAAGGTTCACGTTTACGAACCTGGTAATGGCAAGATTTGACAGCCGGTTATAGGTAAGGTTTGCATTATCAACGCTATAATAACGGCCTCCACGGAGAAATATAAACCGGTCTATGGTGGGTGGTGTAATGCGCAGTTTGTTATGATATAAAAAATAATATTTATAAGGCCTTTCAGGAAATTTGATCCATTGCGGAACAACCAGGGTATCATATGGAATATATTCATCAACCATGATCTTGTAATCGGTATTTATGGTGATATCGTTCATGCGGTAGCGCAGGTGTTTCTTTTCAATAATTTGCCCGGTTTCATTATCGCGCTCTGTTGGTTGTTTAAATTCGATTACAATATCCATTTGCCGGCTTTGAAAATTGCTGTCTACTTTATAGGAGATGTAATCCCTGTTAAAGAAATAATAACCCTGATTCCGGAGATAAGTGGTAAGCCGGTAGCGTTCATCGTCAAGGGTATAGGTGTCGAAATTTGAGCCGGATTTGACAAGGGAGTTTTCAAGGTCACTGTTTATGAACCCTTCAAGTTGACTGTCGTGGATTGAGTAACTTACATTTCGCAACGTATAAGGGCTCCCGGAATAAATGAAGTAGGTTACCTTCGCGGCCTTTTTCTTTTTTTTAACGTCTTTATCCAACTCAGCATGAAAATACCCTTTGGCGGCAAGGTATGACTTCATATCCCGCATTGAGTTAACAACCTGCATTGAATCGTAAATTACCGGCTTTTTACCTAAGGTTTCTCTGATCCATTTTGGCTTGAACCGTTCATAAAAAAAGGTGTTTAACCTTATAAAACCAAGGGCTTTCCCGTTGGGTTTCTGATGTATAAATCCCTCCAGTTCCTCAATGTTCAGGTCCTTGTTGTCAGTCTTGATTTTATTGCGATCCAAAATCAAACCATCGCGCTGCACCTTCTTTGATGAAACACAGGAAGAGGCTGCCATCAGAAGTAGCATAAAAGACATCAAAAGATGTAAACGGGATTTTAGGATCATAAAAAAACCTCAAGCCAGGTTAAAATTGTGCAAATATACATTCACAGTACGATAAACCATAAAAATGACGGCGGATTCGTACAGTTAATAAAGGTTCGCTTTAATAACGTTCATGCATATGAATATTACATTCAGTCAATCAGTTTGATAAAAAATGCCGGCCTTTTATGAAAACACTGCATACCTTCGTAATTTAGCCCGCTCATATGGAAACACCAGCTGATATAAACAAAATAGTAATTCTGGGGGCGGGAAGCGTTGCTACCCACCTGGCAATTGCCTTAGATAAGAAGGGTTACAACATCAGCCAAATATACAGTCGCACCAGCGGATCAGCTGAAATACTTTCGGCAAAAATAAATGCGGAATTTATTACAGACCTCAAACAGCTTGATACCGATGCCGACCTATACATTATCGCGCTGAAAGATTCGGTTGTGGAATGCCTGATCAGAAAACTGTTTGTAAACGGCATTGTGGTTCATACCTCAGGTACCCTGCCAATGGCCGTGCTGAAAAACATGTCATTAAGCTATGGGGTTTTTTATCCGTTACAAACTTTTTCTAAATCCCGGCCAATTAGTTTTGATCATATTCCTGTATGCATCGAAGCTTCGGATGAGCGTACACTGCAATCCATCAGGCAGGTGGCTCAAAATCTTACCAATAAGATTTATGAAATTGACTCCGAACAACGACAATATCTACATCTGTCCGCAGTGTTTTCGTGCAACTTCTCGAACTTCATGTACGTGGCGGCTGCTGATATTCTGAAGAGCAGAAACATTGACTTTGAAATCCTCATACCGCTGATCCGTGAATTTCTGGATAAACTTAGTATGATGAATCCCTGGGATGCACAAACCGGCCCGGCAATCCGCGACGACAGCAGCATTATTACCCGGCAACTGGAATTGCTGGATAAATTCCCTGACTACAAGGAAATTTACAGGCAGATCACAGAAAAGATAATTGATCGAAAAAACAAAGAAAACAATCCTTAGCCTATGAGTAACTATAAAGAACTGCTGAAGCACGTAAACACCTTTGTATTTGATTATGATGGCGTTCTCACTGATGGAACCGTAATTCTTATGAGCAATGGCGATGCGCTGAGAACTGCCAATGTGAAAGATGGATATGCCATGCAACTTGCAATAAAAAAAGGCTATCGCGTGGCTATCATTTCGGGTGGTTACTCTGAATCTATGGTTCGCAGGTTCGAAGCCTTGAAAATCAAAGATGTTTTCCTGGGGGTTGATAACAAGATTGAAGTTTTTAAGAATTACATCACTGAGAATAATTTGAACCCTGCAGAAGTCCTTTTTATGGGCGACGATATCCCGGATTATGAAATCATGCAACTCGCCGGTGTCGCCACCTGTCCTGCCGATGCAGCCGAAGAAATCAAAGCCGTATCAAGATATATTAGTCACCAGAAAGGCGGTCATGGAAGTGTGAGGGATGTAATAGAGCAGGTGATGAAAATACAAGGAAAATGGATGAGCGACGGAGCATTTCATTGGTAGGCAAAGAGCATGGGGCTTGGAGCAAAGAGCTTGGGGCTTGGGGCTTGGAACTTTGAACTTTGAATCAAACTAGAAACCATGTGGCTGCTACGCCTGATAAGATGGCCTAACCTTTTGATTATTATCCTCACACAGGTGCTGGTGAAGTATTGTCTGGTAAGCCCATACCTTGATCAAGCTGGTGTGTCGTCACAGTTTGCCTTCCTTAATTTTATGTTGTTGATTTTTGTTACTGTGCTGCTGGCTGCTGCCGGTTATATCATCAACGATTATTTTGATTTGCGTATTGACCGCATCAATAAGCCTTCGCGGATGATACTTGGCAAAAGTATTGAAGCACGCCAGGGGATTCTACTGCATTGGATAATGAATGGAGTTGCCGTTTTGCTGGGTTTCTACCTGGCTTATCGCGTTGGTACGTTAAAGCTTGGTCTGGTCTTTCCGATCATCGCAACCTTGTTATGGCTTTATTCTGCGCGATACAAGCGTTCTTTTCTGATTGGCAACGTGCTTGTTTCATTTCTTTCAGCCCTGGTTGTACTTGTAGTATGGTTATTTGAGTATTACATGTTGCACAACCTGGTGAACGAACATCCTGTTGTTTTCTCAGAACTCAGTATTGTGGTGGGATTTTACGCTGCATTCGCCTTCCTGGTTTCCCTGGTTCGCGAAATAGTGAAAGATATTGAAGACATTGAGGGAGATACCGCAGCTGGGTGTAAAACGATACCGGTTCGTTCAGGGATTGGAGGCGCCAAAAATATTGCACTGGCGCTCTCATTGTTTACAATGCTTGTACTGGCAGCCGGGCAATACCTCTTGCTACAGCAGGGATTAAAAATTATTTTCTGGTACTATCTCATACCCGTTCAGTTATTGATGATCAACCTTTTGCTACAGATCAACAAGGCTGTACAGCCACCAGATTTCAGGGCGCCGGGCAAGCTGGCAAAAATAATCATGGTGGCCGGTATACTAGGCATGCAGTTATTTTCGCTTACTTTATAGTTTTAAAGTTAATAGCACGATTATGTACGTTCAGCAACTTAATCATTTCCGGTTTATACTTGGGTCAAAATCGCCCCGTCGCCAACAACTGCTCAGTGAGTTGGGACTAAAATTCCATGTACTCACCCGCCAAATTGATGAAGATTACCCCAAAGAACTAAAAAGGGAGGAAATACCGCTCTTCCTGTGCGAACACAAATCAAAAGCATTTGATGATGTCCTTACGGATAACCACACTGTTTTAATAACAGCTGATACAATTGTATGGATTGACAATATGAACATCGGGAAGCCCAAAGATGCTGATGAAGCCGTGTTTATACTCAATCAGCTTTCTGGCAAAAAACATGAGGTACTCACCGGTGTTTGCCTTCGTTCACGAACCAAAACCCATTCCTTTCATGTTTGCAGCGAGGTTTATTTCAATCATCTCAGGCCTGAAGAGATTGATTATTACGTCAAGCATTTCAAACCTTATGATAAAGCAGGCGCCTATGGCATACAGGAGTGGATTGGTTATATCGGAATTGAAAAGATAAACGGTTCATTTTATAACGTCATGGGCCTTCCGGTTCAAAGGGTTTACAATGAGCTGCTAAAATTTTGCGGGATTTTGTGAATTAACCGGAACGATTCATTTACACCTTAAACAACTCCCTCAAGGCTTTTCGGTTATGTTCGTTTTGAATATTCCTGCCCTCCGGAGTATAAAGCATATCCAGGAAAGTTTGATAGCGCTCGGTAACCCTTCCGCGGATCATTTTCATTGTGCTGTTCATTAGCTGGTTCTCAGCAGTGAAACCTTCGCTGAGGATTGCAAATGTACTGGGCAGCCAGCGCTCAGGAAATTCACCTTCATTTTTTCCACCTTTGCGATACTGGTTAATATCGTAATTGATGGCTTTGATCATGGCTTCACGGCCTTCATCGCTGTCAACTTCAAGTTGTTTGTGCTTCAACCATTTTCGTAAAGCATCTTTTTTAGGGTAGATCAATGCTACAGTGTAAGGGTTTTGGTTGTTATGCAACATGACCTGTTCAATGTAGTGGGTATGATTCACAAGGCTTTCCTCAATGCCTTCCGGACTGAATTTTTCGCCATCGCTGCCGATCAATAAACTTTTGAACCTTCCGAGCACATATAAAAATCCATCGGCATCCATATAGCCCAGGTCGCCGGTGTGAAGCCAGCCATCACGTAAGGTTTGGGATGTGGCTTTTTCGTTTTTCCAGTAACCCGCCATTACATTTTCGCCTTTTACAACTATTTCGCCTTTTTCGCCGGTTGGTAAAATATTTCCATTATCGTCCAGAATTCTCAGTTCGAGATTGTCAACCAGGAAGCCGGACGAGCCCAGTTTATGCCTGTGAGGGGCGTTGGATGAAATAATCGGTGAAGATTCAGAAAGCCCATAGCCCTGGAACATGGGTATGCCTATGGCGTAAAAGAAACGCTGCAACTCAATATCCAGGAGTGCGCCACCACCGATAAAAAACTCAAGGTTGCCGCCAAAACCAGCCCGGATCTTTTTGAAAAGAATTTTATCAAACAACCAGTAAAGAGGTTTAAGAAAAACCCTCCAGCCGCGACCTTTGTTGAAACCTTCCTGGTTGTGGGCATAAGCAACATTCAGGGCAAACCGGAACAAACCGTACAGCACCTTGCCTTTGTCCTTGATGGCTTTTTCAATATTGTTCCTGAAGTTCTTGGCCAGCACCGGAACGCTCATCAGCAAATTGGGTTTAATCTCTTTGATATTGAGCGGAATGTTTTTCAAGGTTTCCATCGCAGTATTACCAAGTTTTAGCGATGCCATACTGGCGCCTTTACTGATGAAACTGTAAATTCCGGCCGTATGCCCGAATGAATGATCCCAGGGAAGAATAAGCAATGTCCGGTAAGTTTCAGGGATGTGCATTAGGGTTTGGGCCTGTTCAACATTGGCCGTATAGTTTCGATGTGTGAGCATGATGCCCTTGGGATCGGCAGTAGTACCTGAAGTGTAAGAAATATTTGCCAGGTCATTTTCCTGAACCGATTTCCAGGTTTTCTTAAACAAATCACTGTTTTTCTCAAGCCAGGCATTACCACGTTTAAGCAAATCTTCCACA is a window of Bacteroidales bacterium DNA encoding:
- a CDS encoding geranylgeranylglycerol-phosphate geranylgeranyltransferase — protein: MWLLRLIRWPNLLIIILTQVLVKYCLVSPYLDQAGVSSQFAFLNFMLLIFVTVLLAAAGYIINDYFDLRIDRINKPSRMILGKSIEARQGILLHWIMNGVAVLLGFYLAYRVGTLKLGLVFPIIATLLWLYSARYKRSFLIGNVLVSFLSALVVLVVWLFEYYMLHNLVNEHPVVFSELSIVVGFYAAFAFLVSLVREIVKDIEDIEGDTAAGCKTIPVRSGIGGAKNIALALSLFTMLVLAAGQYLLLQQGLKIIFWYYLIPVQLLMINLLLQINKAVQPPDFRAPGKLAKIIMVAGILGMQLFSLTL
- a CDS encoding AMP-binding protein — protein: MKTIPSFFEAHVEQYASNVLMWEKKDGPYQGLTYAEMRKLVHRFAGGLLSLGLNPGDRVALLSEGRNYWVMSELGVLYSRAICVPLSVKLDEVSEVRFRIAHSGCRFVIASARQRQKVLEVLKDLKEIEKVILLDPAADKNDKEIFVEDLLKRGNAWLEKNSDLFKKTWKSVQENDLANISYTSGTTADPKGIMLTHRNYTANVEQAQTLMHIPETYRTLLILPWDHSFGHTAGIYSFISKGASMASLKLGNTAMETLKNIPLNIKEIKPNLLMSVPVLAKNFRNNIEKAIKDKGKVLYGLFRFALNVAYAHNQEGFNKGRGWRVFLKPLYWLFDKILFKKIRAGFGGNLEFFIGGGALLDIELQRFFYAIGIPMFQGYGLSESSPIISSNAPHRHKLGSSGFLVDNLELRILDDNGNILPTGEKGEIVVKGENVMAGYWKNEKATSQTLRDGWLHTGDLGYMDADGFLYVLGRFKSLLIGSDGEKFSPEGIEESLVNHTHYIEQVMLHNNQNPYTVALIYPKKDALRKWLKHKQLEVDSDEGREAMIKAINYDINQYRKGGKNEGEFPERWLPSTFAILSEGFTAENQLMNSTMKMIRGRVTERYQTFLDMLYTPEGRNIQNEHNRKALRELFKV
- a CDS encoding BamA/TamA family outer membrane protein → MSFMLLLMAASSCVSSKKVQRDGLILDRNKIKTDNKDLNIEELEGFIHQKPNGKALGFIRLNTFFYERFKPKWIRETLGKKPVIYDSMQVVNSMRDMKSYLAAKGYFHAELDKDVKKKKKAAKVTYFIYSGSPYTLRNVSYSIHDSQLEGFINSDLENSLVKSGSNFDTYTLDDERYRLTTYLRNQGYYFFNRDYISYKVDSNFQSRQMDIVIEFKQPTERDNETGQIIEKKHLRYRMNDITINTDYKIMVDEYIPYDTLVVPQWIKFPERPYKYYFLYHNKLRITPPTIDRFIFLRGGRYYSVDNANLTYNRLSNLAITRFVNVNLVPAQEFPDEGYGYLDGYIDIGRNPVQVYSIEAEGTNTGGSLGIGSNFVYTNRNLLRGGEVFTIKLKGGLEMQRSFGESTPFFLGFNTVETGIEARLTLPKLFLPGRQQKYTRHAAPSTTFTTGLNFQLRPDYTRYILNFSFGYEWRETVTKSHVFIPAELNSVRIFRSAEFSDWLYGLKDPRLIYQYTNHLVPLTRYIFTFNNQPLRKNRDFMFFRGNAESSGNLLYLADNLLEQPTTDEGYYTKLGIRYAQFVRGEVDYRYYKFVNPKSNLVFRIAGGVGVPYGNSEVLPVEKGFYAGGANGIRGWEIRALGPGSFSDPENEFDKMGEVWMESNLEYRFPMYSFLNGAVYVDAGNIWLLSENLDFPGGEFDAATFSDQIAISTGFGFRVDLSFFIFRVDTGIKLKNPSKEINDRWVDMTQFRLRDVVWNFGIGYPF
- the maf gene encoding septum formation protein Maf, which gives rise to MYVQQLNHFRFILGSKSPRRQQLLSELGLKFHVLTRQIDEDYPKELKREEIPLFLCEHKSKAFDDVLTDNHTVLITADTIVWIDNMNIGKPKDADEAVFILNQLSGKKHEVLTGVCLRSRTKTHSFHVCSEVYFNHLRPEEIDYYVKHFKPYDKAGAYGIQEWIGYIGIEKINGSFYNVMGLPVQRVYNELLKFCGIL
- a CDS encoding DUF2520 domain-containing protein — translated: METPADINKIVILGAGSVATHLAIALDKKGYNISQIYSRTSGSAEILSAKINAEFITDLKQLDTDADLYIIALKDSVVECLIRKLFVNGIVVHTSGTLPMAVLKNMSLSYGVFYPLQTFSKSRPISFDHIPVCIEASDERTLQSIRQVAQNLTNKIYEIDSEQRQYLHLSAVFSCNFSNFMYVAAADILKSRNIDFEILIPLIREFLDKLSMMNPWDAQTGPAIRDDSSIITRQLELLDKFPDYKEIYRQITEKIIDRKNKENNP
- a CDS encoding HAD-IIIA family hydrolase, yielding MSNYKELLKHVNTFVFDYDGVLTDGTVILMSNGDALRTANVKDGYAMQLAIKKGYRVAIISGGYSESMVRRFEALKIKDVFLGVDNKIEVFKNYITENNLNPAEVLFMGDDIPDYEIMQLAGVATCPADAAEEIKAVSRYISHQKGGHGSVRDVIEQVMKIQGKWMSDGAFHW